In a single window of the Panthera leo isolate Ple1 chromosome A1, P.leo_Ple1_pat1.1, whole genome shotgun sequence genome:
- the LOC122199845 gene encoding olfactory receptor 2L8-like, whose product MENNNQTLTGFLLLGLFPPSRIGLFIFILIVIIFLMALFGNLSMFLLILLDVHLHTPMYFLLSQLSLMDLNYISTIVPKMASNYLFGNKSISFIECGVQSFFFLTLAGAEGLLLASMAYDRYLAICFPLHYPIRMSKKVCVLMITGSWIMGSINSCAHTVYALHIPYCRSRSINHFFCDVPAMLTLACMDTWVYEYTVFVSTTLLIAFPFIGIACSYGRVLHAICHMHSTEGRKKAYSTCSTHLTVVTFYYAPFAYTYLRPRSLRSPTEDKILAVFYTILTPMLNPIIYSLRNKEVMGALRRVIQRICSV is encoded by the coding sequence atggaaaataacaaccAAACATTAACAGGCTTCCTTTTATTGGGGTTGTTTCCACCATCAAgaattgggttgtttattttcattcttattgttatcattttcctaatggctCTTTTTGGAAACCTGTCCATGTTTCTCCTCATCCTCCTGGACGTCCATCTCCACACACCCATGTATTTTCTACTTAGTCAGCTCTCCCTCATGGACCTGAACTACATCTCCACCATCGTCCCCAAGATGGCATCCAATTATCTCTTTGGAAACAAGTCTATCTCCTTTATTGAGTGTGGGGTACAGAGCTTCTTCTTCTTGACTTTAGCAGGTGCAGAAGGGTTACTATTGGCCTCTATGGCCTATGATCGCTATTTGGCTATTTGCTTTCCTCTTCATTATCCCATTCGTATGAgcaaaaaagtgtgtgtgttgaTGATAACAGGATCTTGGATAATGGGCTCAATCAACTCCTGTGCCCACACTGTATATGCCCTCCATATCCCTTATTGTCGATCCAGGTCCATCAACCATTTCTTCTGTGATGTCCCAGCCATGTTGACTCTGGCTTGCATGGACACCTGGGTCTATGAGTACACAGTGTTTGTGAGCACCACACTTTTGATTGCATTTCCTTTCATCGGCATTGCATGTTCTTATGGCCGAGTTCTCCATGCCATCTGTCACATGCACTCaacagaagggaggaagaaggcctATTCCACCTGTAGCACACACCTCACTGTGGTGACTTTCTACTATGCACCCTTTGCTTACACTTATCTACGCCCAAGATCGCTGAGATCTCCAACAGAGGACAAGATTCTCGCTGTCTTCTACACCATCCTGACCCCAATGCTCAACCCTATCATTTATAGCCTGAGAAACAAGGAGGTGATGGGAGCCCTAAGAAGAGTGATTCAGAGGATCTGCTCTGTATAA
- the LOC122199851 gene encoding olfactory receptor 2L8-like, producing MENNNQTLTGFLLLGLFPPSRIGLFIFILIVIIFLMALFGNLSMFLLILLDVHLHTPMYFLLSQLSLMDLNYISTIVPKMASNYLFGNKSISFIECGVQSFFFLTLAGAEGLLLASMAYDRYLAICFPLHYPIRMSKKVCVLMITGSWIMGSINSCAHTVYALHIPYCRSRSINRFFCDVPAMLTLACMDTWVYEYTVFVSTTLLIAFPFIGIACSCGRVLHAICHMHSTERRKKAYSTCSTHLIVVTFYSEPFAYIYLCPRRLRSPSEAKILVVFYIILTPMLNPIIYILRNKEVMGALRRVIQRICSI from the coding sequence atggaaaataacaaccAAACATTAACAGGCTTCCTTTTATTGGGGTTGTTTCCACCATCAAgaattgggttgtttattttcattctcattgttatcattttcttaatggctcTTTTTGGAAACCTGTCCATGTTTCTCCTCATCCTCCTGGACGTCCATCTCCACACACCCATGTATTTTCTACTTAGTCAGCTCTCCCTCATGGACCTGAACTACATCTCCACCATCGTCCCCAAGATGGCATCCAATTATCTCTTTGGAAACAAGTCTATCTCCTTTATTGAGTGTGGGGTACAGAGCTTCTTCTTCTTGACTTTAGCAGGTGCAGAAGGGTTACTATTGGCCTCTATGGCCTATGATCGCTATTTGGCTATTTGCTTTCCTCTTCATTATCCCATTCGTATGAgcaaaaaagtgtgtgtgttgaTGATAACAGGATCTTGGATAATGGGCTCAATCAACTCCTGTGCCCACACTGTATATGCCCTCCATATCCCTTATTGTCGATCCAGGTCCATCAACCGTTTCTTCTGTGATGTGCCAGCCATGCTGACTCTGGCTTGCATGGACACCTGGGTCTATGAGTACACAGTGTTTGTGAGCACCACACTCTTGATTGCATTTCCTTTCATCGGCATTGCATGTTCCTGTGGCCGAGTTCTCCATGCTATCTGCCACATGCACtcaacagaaagaaggaagaaggcctATTCGACCTGCAGCACACACCTCATTGTGGTGACTTTCTACTCTGAACCCTTTGCTTACATTTACCTATGCCCAAGACGGCTGAGATCTCCATCAGAAGCCAAGATTCTGGTTGTCTTCTACATTATTCTGACCCCAATGCTCAACCCTATCATTTATATCCTGAGAAACAAGGAGGTGATGGGAGCCCTGAGAAGAGTGATTCAGAGGATCTGCTCTATATAA